In Candidatus Microthrix subdominans, the DNA window AGGCGACCAGCGGCCGCCACGGCGGCGGCAAGGGCAAACACGGCCCCGGCGGAGAAGACCTGTTCGTTCCGGTGCCCGAGGGCACGATCGTGCGCTCGCGGGACGGCGAAGTGCTCGCCGACCTCGTCGCCCACGGCGATCGCTGGCTGGCCGGAGAGGGGGGGCGGGGCGGGCACGGCAATGCACGGTTTCTCTCCAACCAGCGTCGGGCGCCCGACTTTGCCGAGCAGGGGGAACACACCGAGGAGCAGTTCCTGGTCCTCGAGCTGAAGCTGATGGCCGACGTGGCGCTGGTCGGGTTCCCCAACGTCGGGAAGAGCACGCTGATCGCTGCGATCTCGGCGGCCAAGCCGGAGATCGCCAACTACCCGTTCACCACGTTGGTCCCCAACCTGGGCGTTGTGCGCACCGACGATGGCTTCGAAATGGTCGTCGCCGACATTCCCGGCCTGATCGAAGGCGCAGCGACCGGTCGGGGCCTGGGCCACGCCTTCCTTCGTCACATCGAACGGGCGCGGGTGCTGGTGATCATGGCCGACATCGCCCCGCCGGAGGCCCGCATGTACGAGGCCGACCGCGACGAACAGGAGCGCGTGCTGCTCGGCGAGCTGTTGGATTATCGACCCGAGTTGCTGGAGCGGGCCAAGATCCGGGTGGCCGCCCGGGCCGACCTGGCACCCGACGCTGCAGCGGAGGCCGCCGTCGACGGCTGGTTGCCGGTGTCGGGGGTGACCGGCGAGGGCACGAGGGAGCTGATCGGGGCCATGCGGCGGGCGGTCGAAGAGGCCCGGGAGACCAGCGAGGATCCGAGCGCATACGTGGTCCACCGGCCCGAACCCGAGGGCATCCGGGTGGAGCGGGAGCTCGACGGATCGCTGCGCGTCATCGGCCGGGAGGCCCGACGGGCGATCGCCCTGTCGGACCTGACCAACCCGGGGGCGCTGGCCGAGGCCCAGCGGCGCCTGAAGAAGCTGGGGGTGAACCGGGCGCTGGGCCGGGCGGGCGCCAAGGAGGGCGACCTGGTGCACATCGGCACCATGTCCTTTGAATACGGCGAGGACGACCTGGCGTGAGGGTGCTGTCGTGAGGGTGCGGCCATGAGGGTGATCGCCAAGATCGGCACCTCGTCGGTGACCGACGAGGCCGGTGAGCTGCGAAGCGAAGCGATCGAGGCGGTGGCCGCCGAGGTGGCCACCGTGCGGGGTGCCGGCCACGAGGTGGTGCTGGTCAGTTCCGGTGCCGTCGCTGCGGGGCTGCCGGCCCTTGGCCTGAGTGGCGCGGCCCGTCCCCGAGACCCGAGGGCGCTGCAGGCGGTGGCGTCGGTGGGCCAGGTGCGCCTGATGGAGCGCTACGCCTCGATCTTTGCCCACGCCCACGACACGGTCGTCGGCCAGTTGCTGGTCGTCCCGGCCGACTTTGGCGCCCGGGACAAGTACCTGCACGCCCGGGCGACGCTGCAGGCGATGCTGACGATGGGTGTACTGCCCATCGTCAACGAGAACGATGCCCTGGCCGACGACGAGCTGCGCTTCGGCGACAACGATCGGATCGCCGCGCTGCTCGCGCAGGCCCTGGCCGCCGACGTTCTCGTGCTGTTGACCGACCAGGCCGGGCTGTTAACCGCCGACCCCCGGTTGGACTCGTCGGCGTCGCTGATCGAGGACATCGCCCAGGTCGACCGGGAGATGGAGGCGTTGGCGGGCGGCTCGGGCTCGAACCGCGGCACCGGGGGGATGACCTCCAAGCTGGCCGCCGCCAAGATGGCCACCTGGTCGGGTGTGCGCACCGTGATCGCAGCCGCCGAGCGGCCGGGGGTGCTGGCCGACGCCGTCGCCGGCGTCGCCGGTGTGGGCACCACCGTGCGGGCCCGCAGGGGCAGGCTGCCAGCGCGCAAGGTGTGGATCGCATTCGCCGTCGGGGCCGTCGGCACCGTCATGGTGGACGACGGGGCACGCGCAGCACTGCTGTCCGGCGGTTCGTCGCTGCTGCCTGCTGGCGTGGTCTCGACCAGCGGCGGGTTTGACGCTGACGACGCGGTCGAGGTGGTCGATCGCAGCGGCGTTCCATTCGCCAAGGGCATCAGCCGGATCCCTGCGGAGATCCTCGATTCGGTCGTGGGCCGCCGCAGCGCCGAGCTGCCGGCCGACGTGTCGCCGGTGGCGATCCACCGCGACGATCTGGTCGTGCTCCCCGACGGCTGAGGGCGCTGCGGTCGGGTGTTCCCGCCGGTCGAGCTACCCGGCGGGGGTCTGGGTGGTGCCGGAGTCCTCGTCGGGCCCGGCGGAGGTGGCATCGTCGGTCGCAGCGTCGCCGCCCTCGGTGACGGTGGTGTCGGCCGCGCCGGTGTCGAGGCCGAGCTGGCTGCGGATCTGCGACAACCGGGCCTGGGCCTCGACGTTGCGGGTGGCCTGTTCCACCTCGAGCATCTTGGACTCGACCGACTGGCCCTGCAGCTCCGACATGCCCTGGGCCTTGGCGTAGCGCCCCTCGATCTTCTCCCGCACCTGGTCGAGCGTGGGCACATCGTCGCCGACCGTGGCCGAAAGGTTGGTCATCGCGTCGTTCATGCGTTCCTGCATCTTCGACTGGTCGAGCTGGCTGAGCAGGCGCTGCTTCTCGGCCAGCTTCTTCTGCAGCTGGGCGCTGTTCTGGGCAACAGCGGTCTTGGCCTGCTCGGCCGCTGCGGTTGCCTGAAGGTGCATGCCCTTGAGCTCGGTGATCTCCGATTCCAGCGCGATCAGCTGGTTGGCGAACGCCTCGGCGGCCGAGGTCATCTCGGTGGCCTTGTCGGCGTTGCCGGCGCGGGTGGCCTCGTCGGCCATCAACACCGCTTGACGGGCGTTGGCCGACAGCTTCTCCAGTTCGCTCATCCGAGCGTCGAGGCGCATCTCGGTCTGCTTCTGGTTGGCGATGACCGAGGCGGCCTGCTCGACGAGCAGCTTGTGCTGCTGCTGGGATTCGGCGATCGCCTGTTCCAGTTGGACTTTGGGGTCCGCCTTCTCATCGAAGCTCATGTTGAGCTTGGCGGTCAGGTACTTCCAGAAGCGCTTGATCGACTTGAACACGTCGCCGAGCATAGAGCCTGGCGGCGCGGGGCCGAACCGCAGGGCGCCGACTAGTGCTTCGAGGGGCCGGTCGTCGATTCCGAGCCGGGGCCGGGGTCCGGGCTGGTTTCGGGGTCCGAGCCGGTGTCGGGAACCGGGATCGTGTTGGGGGTCGGACTCTTTTCGGGCGCCGAGCCGGTAGGCGCATCGGGGTTCGGGGTGACCTGGGTCGACGGCGAGGCCGGGGCCCGGCCGAGCGTGGCCAACCGGCGTTCCACGCCACCGGGCAGCAGCGGTGTCAGCTTGCGCCGCAGCACCGACACGTAGCGATCGAGGCCCTCGATGCGCAGGAACGACAAGGCCACGAAGAAGGCGATCCCGCCCAGCGTCACCCGCAACAGCAGCTGTGCCGGCGGCCAGTCGAGCGACGACAGCGGCGGGAGGCTGGGGATGAGGGCGCCGACGATGGTCGCGACCGCAGCGACGGCCGCCTTGCCCATCATCGTGAACAGGTTGCGATCGATCAGGCCGCCGACGTGATGGTTCAGCACGAGCACGGCGATGACCGCTGCGATCAGGTAGGCGCCGCTGAAGGCGACGGCCAGCCCGGACGCGGTGCGGGTGGTGAGGACGACGGCCAGCACGATGTTGAGGGTGTTCTCGAGCACGTTGATCCAGAACGGGGTGCGGGTGTCCTGGCGAGCGTGGAAGGCACGGATGGCGTACAGGTAGGCGGAGAAGGCCGGCAGGCCGACGGCGAAGGCGATGAGGGTACGGGCGGTCTCGGTGGTGCCCGAGGCGCTGAACGCCCCCCGCTCGAACACCACCTGAACCACCGGTTTGGCGACGATGACGTACCCGGCCGACGCGGCGAGCACCACGGTGAACAGCACGTTCATGCCCTCGCGGAAGTTGGCCCGGAAGGCGTCGAGGTCGCTGTCGACGAACGCGGTGGCCAGCCGTGGCAGCACGGCGGTCATCAGGCTGACGGCGATCAACCCATGGGGTAACTGGAAGAAGGCGAACGCGTACTGATAGGTGGCGACCGTTCCCTCCGGGCCGGAGTTGGCCAGGTTGGTCACCACGTACAGGGACACCTGGTTGGCGATGACGTAGCCCATCGTCCAGCCCGACAGGCGGATCAGGCGCTTGACCACCGGGTGGGTGGGGGAGAAGTTCCAGCGAAAGCGAACGACGCCCTCGCGCATCGGGGCGATCAGCGGGAGCGCCTGGGCGATCACGCCCAGCGTCGTGCCGATCCCCAGCACCAACAACAGCACTTGCGACGACGTTGTGCCGGCGTCGACCCGCTCCATGAGCGGGCGTGCGGCGACGAACATCACGGTGACGACGAGGTTGTTGGCGATCGGCGTGTAGGCCGGGATCGACAGCTTGTGCTGGCTGTGCAGGACGGCGGTGGCCAGGCTGACGATGCCGTACAGGAAGATCTGGGGCAGGAACAGCCGCATCAGCGGGACCGACAGCTCGAGCTGAGCGGCGCGGGCCGCGGGTTCCAGGCCGAGGGTGTACGCCTTGGCGATCCACGGGGCGGCCAGCACGCCGGCGACCGACAGGACGACCAGGGCGATCGACGACACGGTGATGATCGCCGAGGCGCCGTCGTCGGTTTCGCCCCGCTTGGTCCGTCGCCGGGTGTTGACGAACAGCGGCACGAGGGTGGAGGACAGCACGCCGCCGACGACCAGCTCGTAGATGATGTTGGGCGTGTTGTTGGCGATGCCGTAGGCGTCGGCCAGGCCGGTACGGCCCAGCGCATAGGCCATCGCGCCCCAGCGCAGCACCCCGGTCGCCCGCGACAGCACCGTGCCGAGCGCCGGGTTGGCGGCCGCTCGCACCAGGTCGCGCTCGCCGGCCGCGATCATCTCGGGGTCCTCCTCGACCGGCACCCCGCCGAGGGGGGTGAAGCCCTCGTCCCGTTCGATGTCCTGGTCGTCGGCTGCGTCATCGTCGCTGAGGATGACGTCGTTCATCGAGGCACCCTCGGCCCCGGGCTCATCGCCGACCCCGATCGGGCCGACGATCTCGGGCTGTGGCGCCCGGATCGACGACGAGGTCGCCGAGGTGGCACCGGCCCTCGACGACGGCGTGGCGCTCTGGCGCCGGTCGGCCCGTTCCCGGCCGGCGAAACGCACCAGGCCGGAGGGCACCCAATCGACCCCCTCGACGCGGGGAGGTGGCACGAGGAATCGGCAGCCGATCGGCGAGCCCTCGTCGCTCACCCAGGTGCGGCTGCGGCGGGATGCGGGCCGTTCCTCGGGGGGCCCGGCATCGTCGTCCGGAACCGTGTCGCCGTCGGGAACGGTTCCGGTGGTCATCCGACGCTCCCCGAGGGTGTTTCGCCGGCTGCGTCGCTGGGCGGAGTCGTGTCGCCGACGCCGAGGTCGGGGATCTCCTTGGGCACGGTCGCATCCGACGCCCGCACCTCGGCCATCGCCTGACGCAGCGCCTCCATCTCGTCGACGATGCCGGCCACATCGGCCCGCAGGGCGCCGGTCGAGGTGGAATCGGCCTGGCTGACCGACAACTCGATCGCCCGGGTGACCGCCTCGTCCAGACGGGCGTTCAGCAGGCGCAGGCGGCTCTCGGAGTTGCGAACCGTGGCGTCCATGCGGTCGGCGGTCGCCAACTGCATCAGCAGCGCCTCTTCGGTCGCCGCCAGGCTGGGGGTGTCCTCCGCAGCGCGGAGCGCTCGGGTTTCGGTCAGCTCCGCCTCGACGGCGGGACGGTTGATCTGGGAACGGCCGGACTCGACGGCGTTACCGGCCTTGGCGATCTCCCAGACCTCGACCACACCTTCCACGAGGTGGGTGCGGATCTCGTCGAGGCGGTCGCGCAGCGGTCCCGGCGGGGTGCCGCGCAGCGCCTGGTCGAAGCTTTTCTGGGCCTGCTGGGCGTCGCGCACCAGCCGGTTCCAACGGTCGCCCAGGGAGAACGGGTCGATCCGGCTGCTCGTCGCCCGCTGCCGACGGGGCACTGCGACGCCGACGCGCGCCACCCAGGCGACGATTGCGCCGATGACCGCTCCGACCGGGCCCAGCCCGACGAGCACGCCGATCGCAGCGCCCGCGCCTCCGGCGACGATGCCGCTGGGGCTCGTCATCGCCCTGGCCACCTGCGGGGTATAGAAGCGGTCACGAAAACTCATGGCGGCTTGGCGAAGCTCCGTCGGTCGAGGGTCCAGCGGGTTAGAAGTTGGACACCACAGCGGTGAAGACCTGATCGATCGCATCGGGATCGCTCGAGTCGTACGCCGCCGCGTTGGATGCCTCGGCGATGGCCGAAAGTTGACCGGTCGAGGCGTCCTCACCGTAGGCGATGGTGAAGACCCGAACGGGCGTCGACGCCTCGCCCTCGGTGCTGGAGCGGAGTTTATCGGTCAGCTGCGCAAACTGGGCATCGTCGTCGTCGGGCACGCCGTCCTCGTTGATGCCGTCGGTCAACAGGATCACCGCGTTGATCCGCTCGGGGTCGTAGCCGGCCTCGATCTCGTCGACCGCCAAAGCGGCGGCACCGAACAGCGGGGTGCCGTTGCGGGGGATCAACCCTCGCAATGCCGTGCGCAGGCCCTCGGCGTTGGCGCCCAACGCCTCGACCTCGACCAGGTCGTCGTACACCGGCTGGCCGGTGTCCTCGTCGGTGGTGAACGTGCGCAGGCCCACCTTGTCGTCGGCCTTGAACTGGTCCAGGGCGGTGGCGGCGGCCTGCTTGGCCAGGTCGAGCTTGGTCGGCCCGCCCGGATCGTCGGCGCGGGCCGGCTCGCTCATCGACCCGGACACGTCGAGCATCATCAGCACCCTGGCGCCCTTTCGCTGGGTGTCCCAGGCACCGAGGATGGCGTCGAGCACCTGGGGATCGGGCACCGGCAGGGTGGTCGACGGCTGATCGGGATCAACCCCGTTCTTGGCGACGATCGGGTTGCCGACCGGCACCTCGGGGTTGCCGGGACGGAAGCCGAACCCGAGTACCTTCTTCTGGTTGGTCGGTTCCTGAAGAAACTCGATGAACTTCTCGGCCACCTGCTTCTGGCCCGCCGATCCGCCGACGACGTACAACGGGTTGTCCGAGTACAGCGTGCCCTCGGTGGGATAGATCGCCACGAGCGGAACGCGGGGCTTCTTCGGCTTCTCCCCGGGCTCGAGCACGCCGTCGGGGTTACCGGCGTTGTAGTCGATCACCGACTTCTCCTCGACCGCCACCGCCGAGGCGTAGGTGAGGGCGGTGTCGCGCTGGTCGGCCCGGAACCAGTTGTTGAGGAAGGTCATCGTGATGTCGCCGTAATGCACGACCGACGACTCGATGCCCTTGTTGAAGTCGACGACCTTCTTTGCTTTCAGCTGTTCGGCCGACAGGTTGTTGTCGGTTCCGGCGGCGGCGTAGTTCTGGGCGACGAGCGCCGACAGGCCGGAGGTGGAGAAGTTGGGGTTGGTCTTGCCCAGCTTGAACTGGCCCCATTCGGGGTGGCCCCGCTTCTCCCAGGCGTTCTCCTCGGTGGCGAGCGACAACAGGTCGGACCAGCCGACCGGCTTGTCGGGGTAGCCGAGCGCGTCGGCCATCGGCTCGGGCATGGCGATGACCAGCGGGGTCAGCATGAAGTTGGGCGGGTCGGTGGGCACGGTGAGCGCGCCGTCGGCCTCGGCGCTGCGCTGGTTAAGGATCGCCCCCCAGCTGCTGGCCGCCGGCGACCACAACACGGGTTGGGGCCCGAGCTCGTCGGCGTTCCACCCCTCGGCCAGCGCCACCGCCGCCCGACCGGAGGGGACCGACTTGGCCTCGACGCGAACGCAGCCCGACCCGTCCCACGACCGGGCGAAGTCGTCGCCCAGCTCGGTCATCAGCTGGATCTTCTCCGAGCTGACCGCAGCGGGCACGCGGGTGCAGTCGTCGTCGGAGGCGGCGTCCTCGTCGCCGCCGCCAAACCCGCAGGCGCCGACGAGGACGCACAGTGCAATCAGGCCGGTTCCGGCGCGCGCAATCAGGCCGGCTCCGGCGCGTGCGGTGGGTCGGCGCCTCGGCGCCGTCGTACGGGTGCGGTGGGCGTGGATCACGGATGCCTCCGGTTCGGCTTCGGGTGGCGGCGTCGGGGTTCGGTCCCCGCTCGGGGGATCATCGGTCGTTCCAGGCATCGAGCAGCGCAGCGAGCACGCCGGGATCGGTGCCGGTTCCCGGGGCGGGCTCGCCCCAGCCATCGGCGCTCAGGCGGTCGCCCAGCCGGCCGGCGAACCCGGCGGCCGCATCGGCGGACGGGGCTTCGCCGTCGCCTGCGGGGTCGCGTTTCAGGGGCGCCACCTGGGCGGTCAGCGCTGCGGAGGGCTCGACGGTCACCAGCTCGAAGCCGCGCGCCTCGGCCTTGGTCACCAGCGCCGCCTCGGGCCCGATGAACACCGAGGCCTCGCCCGGCTGGGTGAGAAACTTGCTCACCGCCGCGCCGGTGGCGATGCCGAGCTCGCCGCTGTCGACCCGGTCGAGCAGGCCGCGATAGGCCTGGGAGTCGACGTCGCCGCGGTTGGGGGCGTCGGGGTCGGCGGCGACCGTCGGCAACAGCGCGGCCAGCGTGGCCAGCCCGAGGGACGACGGCGGCACGACGTGACCCAGGCGGAACTCGCCCAAGGGCGCCGAGCCCCCCAGGTCGGTCGCCTGTCGGCCGGCGGACTCCGCCAGGCAGGTCCAGGTGACCTTCTGGCCACAGGCGGAGTCGATCAGGGCCAGGTTGGCGCCCTTGGCCGCGACGACCAGCGGGCTGGAGGCGGCCGGCGTGGCTGCGCCGAAGGTGGGGATCTCGGTGTTGGGGTTGGCGGCCGCCAGCGCGGCCGGCCAGTCGCCGGCGGTCACCCACAGCGACGGTGCCGGACCGTCGTTCTGGGGGTCGGCCAAGCGTTTGAAGGCGTCGCCCGGCTCGATCATCTCCACCTCGGCGCCGTCCGCAGCGCTGGTGCAGGCGTCAGCGAGCAGGGGATCGCACCAGATCGCGATGCGGGCATCGTCGCCGGCGGAGGCATCGTCGCCCTCGATGGCGCCGCGCAGCGCAACAGCACCGGCGACCAACCCCACTGCGGCCACCAAGGCCAGGATGCGTGCGACCACGAGCGCACCATGCTACCGGCTGTGATCGGCCGAGAGGCCGCCGGCAGGGGGCAGCCATCACGAGACGCTTCAACCTATGACAAACTCCGAGCATGGAAGTCGCTGAGCCTCCGGCACCCGCAGAGGCGTCAGCACCGGCGAGTGACGACGGCTCTGCGTCATCAAGAGCCGAGTGGGTCACCCTTCTCCGCAGGGTCGCGATCCTTATGGTCGCCCTTCCGGCCATCGGTCTGCTCCTCGTCGTTGTGGCGGACCTGGTGCCGAGCAAACCGATCGTCGACCAACTGGTCGAGGATCAATCCTCCGGCCGATTGAGCCCTGAGCAGTACGACCAGTCTGCGTACGGCAATCAGATCGACGAGTTCACCGAGTGCATCGGGACCACCGTGGGGCTTGGCAACCCCATCGGCACCAACCCGCTCGAATCGGCGATCAGAAGTCCCACGCTGGGCAACTGCGAGAGCACGACCGAGCGCATCGACACGTATCTCGCCGGTGACGGGCTCGAGCGATCGTACGACTACTACCGGTACTGGCATGGCTACGCGGTGATCAGCCGCCCGCTGCTGGCCGTCGTCGGCCTGGCGGGCCTCCGGTTGCTGTCGACGATGGCGCTCATCGCAATGATGGCGGGCCTCGCTCGATCGGTGGTCCGTCGCCATGGAGCGGTCACCGCCGCCGTGCTGTTCCTTCCGTTCGTTCTCACGACGGACTTCATCGACCTCGGAACCGAATTCACCCATGCGATCGGGGTGATGGCCATTCTTGGCTCGAGCTGGTGTGCGTTCGAGGTCGTGGCCCGAGACACATCGATCAGTCGAATTGCCACCGCCTCGATGATCGCCGGAGCCCTGGTTGTCTTCGCCGACTTTCTGACCATGCCCCCTGGCGGCTGGGCTCTGTGTACAGCGCTCATCGGACTAGCGGCCGTCGGCGTCCACCGTGGGCGAGCCTTGAGCGCACGGCTGGGCGTTGCAACGGTGTTCTGGGCCTTCGGATACGGCTGGATGTGGCTCAGCAAATGGGTTCTGGCGGGCCTCGTCGCGGGCTTCGGCACGGTGAGGGACAACATCTCGTCGCAGGTTCAGCTTCGGGTGGACGGCGAACAGGTCGCCGTCGAACAACGGTGGCTAGCGTCGATCCAACGGAACGTCGAGACCTGGTGGGAGATGCCGCTCTCGAGGTTTGTTCTGGTCGCGTTGGTGCTGACCTGTGGGGTTGTGGTGTGGCGGCGGTCCACCGGCTCGGGCGCCCCAGGGGTTGACGTGAGGTGGACGGATCGGGCGCTCTTGGCAACCCCAGCGGCCCTCCCTCTCCTCTGGTACGAGATTCTCCGGAACCACAGCCAGGTCCACTATTGGTTCACCTATCGCTCCGTGGCCATCGCCCTGGGGATATTGGCGGCGGCGGTGGTCGCCCGAATCGGTCCGACCTCGCCGGTGGCCCCGGCGCACCAAAGGTCCGCTACCCACCCGAGGACCGGGGATGCCGGCGACCGCAGCGATCACCCAGCGGAGCGGCGGCGCTCGTCGATCAGCTCGGCGAGGACGACCGCCTGGTTGTGATCGGTGTCCTTGGCGCCGAAGACGAGGGTGACCCGCCCGTCCGTCGTGCGTTCGACGAGAGCGTCGACCAGGTCGTCCCGGTCCTCGAGCTCACCTCGGTACCGCGATCGAAATTCGTCCCAGCGCTCTGGATCGTGGCCGAACCACTTGCGCAGCTCGGTGGACGGCGCGATCTGCTTGCACCATTCGTCGAGTTGGGCGTCCTCCTTGGACACCCCCCGGGGCCACACACGGTCGACGAGCACCCGGTAGCCGTCGTTGTTCGTGGGCTCGTCGTAGGCCCTGCGAATCCAGACCCGGTCGCTCATCGCGCTTCCCCCGTCGTCTCGGTCAAAGGCTCGTCCCCTCGACAGCAAGCTAACCCCGGCGGTGGCCGGGGGGCTCGTCGGGGATGTCGGCGGCCACGATGGTGGCCAGCTGGTCGCGGGTGGGGTCCGTCAGCGCCACCACCCGGCCGGCGTGGCCCGCCATCGTCTCCTCGAGCAGGTTGCGGGCCAGCCGGCCGTTGCCGAAGCCCTGCTCGCGAGGCACGGCGTCGAGCACCTCGGCGAGCCGGCTGCGGGCATCGTCGGCCAGCTCGTAGCCATTTTTGTCGGCGAGCAGCTCGAAGATCGCCACCAAGTCGTCGGTCGAGTAGTCGGGGAAGAACACCGTGCGGGGAAAGCGCGAGCGCAGGCCGGGGTTGACGTCGAGGAACGCCGTCATCTCGTCCGGATATCCGGCGACGACGACCACCACCCGGTCCCGCCGGTCCTCGACCAGCTTCACCAGGGTGTCGACCGCCTCCCGGCCGAAGTCACTCTCCGAACCCCGAATCAACGAGTAGGCCTCGTCGATGAACAGCATCCCCTCGTCGGCTTCGTCGAAGCGTTTGGTGACCAGCGGTGCCGTCTGGCCGACGAAGCCGGCCACCAGGGACGAACGGTCGACCTCGATCAGGTGGCCGCGCTCGACGACGCCGAGGGTGCGGTAGATCTGGGCGAGCAGGCGGGCCACCGTCGTCTTGCCGGTGCCCGGGTTGCCGGTGAACACCAGATGGTTTGAGCGCTCGGCCACCGGCAGGTCGACCTGGGCCCGCAGCTCGCCGACCCGGATCAGGTCGGTGATGCGTCGCACCTCGGCCTTGACCTCGGCGAGCCCGATCAGGTCGTCGAGCTCGGCCATCAGCTCCTCGAGCGGGCGCGGCGGGGGGAGTGGCTCGGCAGCGCCGTCCGGCTCGACCGGGTCCGCCTGACCCCGGGCCGGGTCGGAGTGGTCGTCGCCGCCGACGGGGGCCGATCCCGACGACCGCGCAGGTCCGATTCGGGCGAGCAACGTGTCCCGGTATCGCTCGATCGCGGCCAGTTCCCCCTCGGTGCTGATCACGTCGAGGGCGACGATCGTGTGGGCGATCCCCATGGCGTGCCGGTAGTAGCCGAGCGCGTGGTCGGAACCCTCGGCGCGGTCGGCGCCGAGCAGGATCTCAAACAGGTCGCTCGGCCGATCCAGCCATCGAGCAGCGCCGCGCAGCAACGCGGCATCTCGGACCTGGCCGGGGGTGGCGCCCGAGAGCTGGGTGTCGAAGCGGCCGCCGAAGGTGGCGATCAGGGGCAACAGCTCGTCATCGGAGTGGCGTCCGTCGCTGTCGATGAAGGCGCAAGCGATTCGGTAGGCCTCGACGGCCACATCCCCGGCGAGATCGCTGTCGGAGACGTCGACGCCCGTGTCGCCGGCTTCGGTGACGTGCAGCAGCGAGGCGGTCACCCCGGCGCAGAACCGATCGACCGCTGCACCCAGCAGGGCCGTGCCCTGAGTCCGGCTCATGAGCACCAGTGTGCCACGACCAGTTCAGTCGGCCGTTCCTCGGGGGACCATGCGCCGAGGAGTCATCACTTCAACGCAGCGGCCACCGGTGCGGTTGCGGCCTCGATCTTGGCCTGGGCCAGCGAGCTGGCCAGCTTGGCCTCGCGCTGGGCGGTGTTGACCATCCGCTCGGTGTCCTTGGCCGCCCGGCGGGCCCGCCACCCGAGGCCGGGCCGGCCCTCTGTGTCGGCGGCGGCCAGCATCAACCCGCCCAGGATCGAGGCGTTCTTCGTGAACTGGATGCGGTGCCGGGTGCGGGCCTCGCTGTTGGACTCCTCGTCCCAGAACCGGTGACCTGCGAGCGTGGTCGGCACCAGGGTGCCGGCCAACGCAATGGCCGACAGACGGGGGAGCCTGTTCAGGGCGAACAGGGCTCCGGCGCCGAACATGATGGCGCCGTTGGCCTTGACCAGGGCGACGTCGTCGGCGGTGAGGCCTGTGATGTCCTTGACTGCGGCCAGCACCGGTGCGGCCGCTTCCACCTTCGATTCGGGGTCGCGGGCGATGGCGAGGCCCTCGCTGATGAACACGCCGGCGATCAGGGGTCGGGCAATACGTCGCAACAACATGGTTCCGATGTTCCCACGACCGCAGGTCGCCAAACGACCGAGTCGGCAGACAACCGGTCACCCGACGGGCGGCTCGCCGGACGAGTGGGTCCCCAAAACCCGAGGATCAAAGGATTGGGGGCGACTCGCCCGCCGATCGGTAGTCTGAGCGGCGATGACGACGGTAAGCGCGCGCAACGACGGACTGCCCAAGACCGAGCCCCGCTTCGATGCGGTCGACGAGGTGCGAGCCCGCCTGGGCGAGGTCGAGTACCTCGCCGACGACGGGATCGCCGGCATCCTCTATCTGGCCGACCGCCTGGGCAAGCCCGTCCTGGTCGAAGGGCCCGCCGGCACCGGCAAGACCGAGCTGGCCAAGGCGGTGGCCAAAATCACCAACAGTCGGTTGATCCGCCTGCAGTGCTACGAGGGCCTGGACGAGGCCAAGGCGCTGTACGAATGGAACTACAAGAAGCAGCTGCTGCGCATCCAGGCGGCGGGCATCGAAGGCAACAACGAGGCGTCGGGGTGGGGTGAGCTGGAGGAGGACATCTTCTCGGAGGACTTCCTGCTCACCCGCCCGCTGCTCGAGGCGATCCGCGCCGAGGACCCGGTGGTCCTGCTGATCGACGAGGTGGACCGGGTCGAGGTGGAGACCGAGGCGCTGCTGTTGGAGTTGCTGTCGGACTACCAGGTGTCGATCCCCGAGCTGGGCACGATCACCGCCCGCCAGATCCCGCTGGTGTTCCTCACATCCAACGCCACCCGCGAGCTGTCCGAGGCGCTGAAGCGCCGCTGTCTGTACCTGTACGTCGACTACCC includes these proteins:
- a CDS encoding DoxX family protein, with the protein product MLLRRIARPLIAGVFISEGLAIARDPESKVEAAAPVLAAVKDITGLTADDVALVKANGAIMFGAGALFALNRLPRLSAIALAGTLVPTTLAGHRFWDEESNSEARTRHRIQFTKNASILGGLMLAAADTEGRPGLGWRARRAAKDTERMVNTAQREAKLASSLAQAKIEAATAPVAAALK
- a CDS encoding DUF488 domain-containing protein is translated as MSDRVWIRRAYDEPTNNDGYRVLVDRVWPRGVSKEDAQLDEWCKQIAPSTELRKWFGHDPERWDEFRSRYRGELEDRDDLVDALVERTTDGRVTLVFGAKDTDHNQAVVLAELIDERRRSAG
- a CDS encoding MoxR family ATPase, translated to MTTVSARNDGLPKTEPRFDAVDEVRARLGEVEYLADDGIAGILYLADRLGKPVLVEGPAGTGKTELAKAVAKITNSRLIRLQCYEGLDEAKALYEWNYKKQLLRIQAAGIEGNNEASGWGELEEDIFSEDFLLTRPLLEAIRAEDPVVLLIDEVDRVEVETEALLLELLSDYQVSIPELGTITARQIPLVFLTSNATRELSEALKRRCLYLYVDYPDLEREREIVLTKVPGITEALADQVARIVRSIRQLELKKAPSVSETLDWARTLMLLGVEKVDEKVATDTANILLKYHSDIAKATREFAKDGGQTAAKSMLG
- a CDS encoding AAA family ATPase; this encodes MSRTQGTALLGAAVDRFCAGVTASLLHVTEAGDTGVDVSDSDLAGDVAVEAYRIACAFIDSDGRHSDDELLPLIATFGGRFDTQLSGATPGQVRDAALLRGAARWLDRPSDLFEILLGADRAEGSDHALGYYRHAMGIAHTIVALDVISTEGELAAIERYRDTLLARIGPARSSGSAPVGGDDHSDPARGQADPVEPDGAAEPLPPPRPLEELMAELDDLIGLAEVKAEVRRITDLIRVGELRAQVDLPVAERSNHLVFTGNPGTGKTTVARLLAQIYRTLGVVERGHLIEVDRSSLVAGFVGQTAPLVTKRFDEADEGMLFIDEAYSLIRGSESDFGREAVDTLVKLVEDRRDRVVVVVAGYPDEMTAFLDVNPGLRSRFPRTVFFPDYSTDDLVAIFELLADKNGYELADDARSRLAEVLDAVPREQGFGNGRLARNLLEETMAGHAGRVVALTDPTRDQLATIVAADIPDEPPGHRRG
- a CDS encoding VWA domain-containing protein, which gives rise to MIHAHRTRTTAPRRRPTARAGAGLIARAGTGLIALCVLVGACGFGGGDEDAASDDDCTRVPAAVSSEKIQLMTELGDDFARSWDGSGCVRVEAKSVPSGRAAVALAEGWNADELGPQPVLWSPAASSWGAILNQRSAEADGALTVPTDPPNFMLTPLVIAMPEPMADALGYPDKPVGWSDLLSLATEENAWEKRGHPEWGQFKLGKTNPNFSTSGLSALVAQNYAAAGTDNNLSAEQLKAKKVVDFNKGIESSVVHYGDITMTFLNNWFRADQRDTALTYASAVAVEEKSVIDYNAGNPDGVLEPGEKPKKPRVPLVAIYPTEGTLYSDNPLYVVGGSAGQKQVAEKFIEFLQEPTNQKKVLGFGFRPGNPEVPVGNPIVAKNGVDPDQPSTTLPVPDPQVLDAILGAWDTQRKGARVLMMLDVSGSMSEPARADDPGGPTKLDLAKQAAATALDQFKADDKVGLRTFTTDEDTGQPVYDDLVEVEALGANAEGLRTALRGLIPRNGTPLFGAAALAVDEIEAGYDPERINAVILLTDGINEDGVPDDDDAQFAQLTDKLRSSTEGEASTPVRVFTIAYGEDASTGQLSAIAEASNAAAYDSSDPDAIDQVFTAVVSNF